The following coding sequences lie in one Methanothermobacter sp. MT-2 genomic window:
- a CDS encoding chromosome segregation ATPase, which yields MGEIISIINQKGGCGKTTTAVNLSSALATLGKKVLIIDIDPQANATTGFGVNKAELNSTIYSIITGESTIKDAILETMIPNLYIIPSNLALSGAEVELTSQIGYHTILKEAIDPIKKDFNYIFIDAPPSLGILTLNALVAGDSIIIPIQAEYYALEGMADLLKTMKLVEERLKSPCPIKGILLTLYDGRTRLGREVYQEIKNFFSPQEYIFKTIIPRNIRLAEAPSHGKPCIIYDQTCKGSKAYFKLAKELIEMEDEK from the coding sequence ATGGGCGAAATAATATCCATTATAAATCAAAAAGGAGGCTGTGGTAAAACAACCACAGCAGTAAATTTATCAAGTGCACTGGCAACCTTAGGTAAAAAAGTCCTAATAATTGATATAGATCCCCAAGCAAACGCAACAACAGGTTTTGGCGTTAACAAAGCAGAACTAAATTCAACAATATATTCAATAATAACCGGAGAATCAACAATAAAAGATGCAATCCTAGAGACAATGATCCCCAACCTTTACATCATCCCAAGCAACCTTGCACTCAGCGGCGCCGAAGTAGAACTTACCAGTCAAATAGGATACCACACCATACTTAAAGAGGCCATAGACCCCATCAAAAAAGATTTTAATTACATATTTATTGACGCCCCACCATCCCTCGGAATATTAACATTAAATGCCCTTGTTGCAGGTGACAGTATCATAATACCAATACAAGCAGAATACTACGCACTCGAAGGAATGGCAGACCTCCTAAAAACAATGAAATTAGTTGAAGAACGCTTAAAAAGTCCATGTCCAATAAAAGGCATACTATTAACACTCTATGATGGGAGAACTCGTCTTGGGAGAGAAGTTTACCAGGAAATTAAAAATTTCTTCTCCCCACAAGAATACATCTTCAAAACAATAATACCCAGAAACATTCGACTTGCAGAAGCTCCAAGCCACGGCAAACCTTGTATAATCTATGACCAAACTTGTAAAGGTTCTAAGGCATACTTCAAATTAGCGAAGGAACTTATCGAAATGGAGGACGAAAAATGA